In Zingiber officinale cultivar Zhangliang chromosome 8B, Zo_v1.1, whole genome shotgun sequence, a single genomic region encodes these proteins:
- the LOC122016873 gene encoding subtilisin-like protease SBT1.7, producing MAPLRLSFFLYLLLLCCCSSLSIPELEKKTYIVHVAKSHMPDDFPEHRLWYEASLRSVSDTAEMLYAYDTVAHGFSARLSAAEARALQGRPGVVGVQPEVRYELHTTRTPEFLGIDREGLVPQSNAEGDVVVGVLDTGVWPERASYGDAGLGPVPASWKGACEEGKDFEAAAVCNRKLVGARFFSKGYEASMGAMDESRESRSPRDDDGHGTHTSSTAAGTAVSDASLLGYAAGTARGMSTRARIAVYKVCWLGGCFGSDILAAMDKAVEDGCDVLSLSLGSSTTDYFRDNIAVGAFSAVAKGVVVSCSAGNAGPSASTVSNVAPWITTVGAGTIDRDFPAYVVLGDGTNFTGVSLYSGKPLSSSPYPFIYAGNATNATNGNLCMRGTLLPEKVAGKIVLCDRGFNARAQKGFVVRDAGGAGMILTNTAAHGEELVADAYLIPTSAVGQKAGDAIKSYLFSDPSPTATIAFGGTIVGVTPSPVVAAFSSRGPSTITPDILKPDILAPGVNILAAWTGKVGPSGQAEDPRRTEFNIISGTSMSCPHISGLAAFLKGAHSDWSPSAIKSALMTTAFAAYPNGGRILDVATGGGATPFDFGAGHVDPPKALDPGLVYDITADDYIDFLCALNYTTLQIQIISRRPNVACDSKEIYTVSDLNYPSFSVAFETASGLGGGSPSTTTTMRHTRTLTNVGTPGTYTATVTAPAEVKVTVDPQELNFVSAGERKSYTVSFSAASQPSGSAAFGRLQWSDRKHVVASPLAFTWT from the coding sequence ATGGCTCCCCTCcgcctctccttcttcctctacttGCTCTTGCTCTGCTGCTGCAGCTCACTTTCTATACCGGAGCTCGAGAAGAAGACTTACATAGTCCACGTGGCTAAGTCCCACATGCCGGACGACTTCCCGGAGCATCGCCTCTGGTATGAAGCCTCTCTGCGGTCCGTCTCCGACACCGCGGAGATGCTCTACGCCTACGACACCGTCGCGCATGGCTTCTCCGCGCGGCTCAGCGCCGCGGAGGCGCGCGCGCTCCAGGGCAGACCCGGCGTGGTCGGAGTCCAGCCCGAGGTCCGCTACGAGCTCCATACGACGCGCACGCCGGAGTTCCTCGGGATTGACCGCGAGGGGTTGGTACCCCAGTCTAACGCCGAGGGCGACGTCGTCGTCGGGGTGCTTGACACCGGTGTGTGGCCCGAGCGCGCGAGCTACGGCGATGCCGGGCTCGGCCCCGTCCCCGCGAGCTGGAAGGGCGCGTGCGAGGAGGGGAAGGACTTTGAGGCGGCCGCCGTCTGCAACCGGAAGTTGGTTGGCGCTCGGTTCTTCTCCAAGGGGTACGAGGCCAGTATGGGCGCGATGGACGAGTCCAGGGAGTCGAGGTCGCCGCGCGACGATGACGGCCACGGCACGCACACCTCTTCCACCGCCGCTGGAACCGCCGTATCCGATGCCAGCCTGCTAGGCTACGCCGCCGGCACCGCCCGCGGAATGTCCACCCGTGCTCGCATCGCCGTCTACAAGGTCTGTTGGCTCGGCGGGTGCTTCGGCTCCGATATACTCGCCGCCATGGACAAGGCCGTGGAAGACGGATGCGACGTCCTTTCTCTGTCCCTCGGCAGCAGCACGACGGACTATTTCCGCGACAACATCGCCGTTGGGGCCTTCAGTGCCGTGGCTAAAGGCGTTGTTGTATCTTGCTCTGCCGGCAATGCTGGTCCCTCTGCTTCCACCGTCTCCAACGTGGCGCCGTGGATCACCACCGTCGGAGCCGGCACCATCGACCGCGACTTCCCCGCCTACGTCGTGCTCGGCGACGGAACGAACTTCACTGGCGTCTCTCTCTACAGCGGGAAGCCCCTTTCTTCCTCGCCTTACCCTTTCATTTACGCCGGCAACGCCACCAACGCCACTAACGGCAACCTCTGCATGCGGGGAACCCTTCTCCCAGAAAAGGTCGCCGGGAAAATCGTCCTCTGCGACCGTGGATTCAATGCGCGCGCTCAGAAGGGCTTCGTGGTGAGGGATGCCGGAGGAGCCGGTATGATCCTCACAAACACCGCCGCCCACGGGGAGGAGCTCGTCGCCGATGCTTACCTCATCCCAACGAGTGCCGTCGGGCAAAAGGCGGGGGACGCCATCAAGTCTTACCTTTTCTCAGATCCGAGCCCCACGGCAACCATTGCCTTCGGCGGGACCATAGTTGGCGTCACGCCATCGCCGGTGGTGGCGGCGTTCTCCTCCCGCGGGCCAAGCACCATCACTCCCGACATCCTGAAGCCAGATATCCTCGCGCCGGGGGTGAACATCCTCGCCGCATGGACGGGGAAGGTCGGGCCGTCAGGGCAAGCAGAGGATCCGCGGAGAACGGAGTTCAACATAATCTCCGGCACGTCCATGTCGTGCCCCCACATCAGCGGCTTGGCGGCGTTCCTCAAAGGGGCGCACTCGGACTGGAGCCCTAGCGCTATTAAATCCGCCCTAATGACCACTGCCTTCGCCGCTTATCCTAACGGCGGCCGCATCCTCGACGTCGCCACCGGTGGCGGCGCCACGCCCTTCGATTTTGGGGCTGGCCACGTGGATCCGCCCAAAGCCCTCGACCCCGGCCTCGTCTACGACATCACTGCCGACGATTACATCGACTTCCTCTGCGCCTTAAACTACACCACGCTCCAGATCCAGATCATCTCCCGGCGGCCCAACGTCGCCTGCGACAGCAAGGAGATCTACACGGTGTCGGACCTCAACTACCCCTCATTCTCGGTGGCATTCGAGACTGCGAGCGGCTTGGGAGGCGGCAGCCCatcgacgacgacgacgatgcGGCACACGCGCACACTGACCAACGTGGGGACGCCGGGGACGTACACGGCGACGGTGACGGCCCCTGCGGAGGTGAAGGTGACGGTGGACCCGCAGGAGCTAAACTTCGTGAGCGCGGGGGAGAGGAAGAGCTATACGGTGAGCTTCTCCGCGGCGTCGCAGCCGTCTGGCTCCGCCGCGTTCGGCCGCCTCCAGTGGTCCGACCGGAAGCACGTGGTGGCGAGCCCTCTGGCCTTCACGTGGACGTAA